GGTGCCGATCAGCAGTTCATGCTGCCAGCTGCCTACGTCGAACAGGCCGCGCAGTTCCAGTTGGGTGATGCTGTCATGCCACCCGGTGGAGCGCTCGCGGTAGCGGCGATTGACGGTGTGACCATCCGGGTTCAGTGCACGACTTTCCGAGGCGTCGCCCCACAGGCTGCCTTGTTTGTAGTGACTGGCCAGGCGCAGTTTCCAGGCATCGTTGAGGTGATGCTCCAATGCCGCCTGGAGGCGATTGTTGTGGTTGCGGATATTGCCGTCGTTAGGCTCGCCGAGGAAGGTGGACCGGGACATGCCGGTGTTGGCGACAATACCTCGGTCGAAGGTGGAGCTGTGGCGCACGAATTCGCTTTCCACCAGCAGGCTGGTGTCCGGATCCAGTTGCCAACTGAACGACGGCGCGACGAACACCCGCTTGGCGTCCACGTGATCACGAAAACTGTGGTTGTCTTCAACCGCCAGGTTGACGCGGGATAACACTCGCCCCTCGCTGTCCAGCGGGGTATTCACATCCAGCGCCGTGCGGTAGCGGTCCCAGCTGCCGGCGCTGGTCTGCAAGGTGGTGAAGGCATCCGGCTGAGGCTTCTTGCTGACGATATTCACTGTGCCGCCAGGATCGCCGCGCCCATACAGGCTGGCGGCAGGCCCCTTGAGCACTTCGATGCGTTCGATATTCGCGGCGTCCGGCGTGCTTGGGTAGCCCCGGTTGGCACTGAAGCCGTCCTGATAGAACTCAGAGGTGGTGAAGCCACGCACGCTGTATTCGTAGAGGGTCAGGCCGCCGAAGTTGTTTTGCTTGGAGACGCCGCCGGCAAATTCCAGGGCGCGCTCCACGCTGGTGCTGCCCAGGTCCTTGAGCACCGTGGCGGGAATCACGCTGATCGATTGCGGGATGTCGCGCAGTGCGGTGTCGGTCTTGGTGGCACTGGCGGAGCGGGTAGCACGGTAGCCCTGCACCGGGCCGGTGGCCGACTCATAGGCGTCGGTGGTGACACTGATGGTGTCCAGCTCCAGCGTGTTTTCTTCGGCGTAGGCGGGGTCGAGCAGCAAGCCAAAGGCGAGGCCAGCCAAGGGCACAAATTTTCGAGACGGCATGATAGAGCGTTCCAATGTCGATATTGAAACAATATAACATGACGAATGAGAGATATTGCTATGTAAAATCGTCGTGCAAGCGCCCGTGAACGGGCGCCTGGGCGATGCCGCTTATTCCTCTTCTTTTACGGGCGCCGTGGCCGGTGGTGGGCGCAGGCCGATTTCCGCCGACAGCTTGAGCTCCTTGCCGTTGCGCATCACCTGAATCGCCACCTTGTCGGTCGGCTTGATGCGCGCCACCTGATTCATCGACTTGCGACCATCACCCGCCGGTGCGCCGTCGATGCTGAGGATCACGTCGCCCAATTGCAGGCCGGCTTTCTGCGCCGGACCGTCGCGGAATATCCCCGCGACCACGATGCCAGGGCGCCCGGTCAGGCCGAACGACTCGGCCAGTTCCTTGGTCAGGGGCTGTACTTCAATGCCCAGCCAGCCGCGAATCACCTGGCCGTGTTCGATGATCGACTTCATTACTTCCATCGCCAGTTTCACCGGGATCGCAAAACCGATGCCCTGGGAGCCGCCGGACTTGGAGAAAATCGCCGTGTTGATGCCCGTCAGGTTGCCATTGGCATCCACCAGCGCGCCGCCGGAATTGCCAGGGTTGATCGCCGCATCGGTCTGGATGAAGTCTTCGTAGCTGTTAAGGCCCAACTGGTTACGCCCGGTGGCGCTGATGATGCCCATGGTCACCGTCTGGCCCACGCCGAACGGGTTGCCGATGGCCAGCGCCACGTCGCCTACGCGCAGGCCATCGGAGCGGCCCAGGGTGATCGAAGGCAGGTCCTTCAGGTCGATTTTCAATACCGCAAGATCGGTTTCCGGATCGCTGCCTACCACGCGGGCCAGGGTCTCGCGGCCATCACGCAGGGCCACCACGATCTGGTCGGCGCCGGTGGTCACGTGATTGTTGGTGAGGATGTAGCCTTCGGGGCTCATGATCACCCCGGAACCGAGGCTGGACTCCATGCGCCGTTGCTTGGGCCCGTTGTCACCGAAATAGCGGCGAAACTGCGGGTCTTCGAACAAGGGATGCGCCGGCTTGTTGATGACCTTGGTGGTGTACAGGTTGACCACGGCGGGGGCGGCAATGGTCACGGCGTCCGCGTAGGTCACCGGGCCCTGCACCACCGTGCTGGTTTGCGGGGCCTGTTGCAGGTTCACGTCGAGGCTGGGCAGGCCCACCCACTGTGGATAACGCTGAATGATCAGCATCGCAATCAGCACGCCAGCCAACAATGGCCATCCAAAAAAACGCAGTGCCTTGAGCATCAAGTAAGTCCTGACAGGTTGCAGGGGGCGCGGGAGCGACCATAATGTGGCGCATTATACGAGGCTGTGACGCCTGCGAACGGGATATTTAGGAGTCTTTTATGGCCGTCCCCCTTACCACCCTCGTCGAGGAAGCGGACCGCTACCTTGGCAGCTCGAAAATCGCCGATTATTGCCCCAACGGCCTGCAGGTCGAGGGCCGGCCCCAGGTGATGCGCATCGTCAGCGGCGTCACCGCCAGCCAGGCCCTGCTGGACGCTGCCGTCGAAGCCCAGGCCGACTTGATCCTGGTGCACCACGGGTATTTCTGGAAAGGCGAGAACCCCTGCGTCGCCGGCATGAAGCAGCGTCGCCTGAAAACCTTGCTCAAGCATGACATCAGCCTGCTGGCCTACCATCTGCCCCTGGATCTGCATCCGGATGTCGGCAACAACGTGCAACTTGCCAGGCACCTGGACATCACCGTCGAAGGCCCGCTGGACCCCAGCGATTCCAAGGTCGTAGGCCTGGTCGGCTCCCTTGCCGAGCCGCTGTCACCGCGTGACTTTGCCCGTCGCGTACAGGAAGTGATGGGCCGTGAGCCGCTGTTGATCGAAGGCAGCGAAATGATCCGCCGCGTGGGCTGGTGCACCGGCGGTGGCCAGGGTTATATCGACCAGGCGGTGGCTGCCGGTGTCGACCTGTACCTGAGCGGCGAAGCATCGGAGCAGACCTTCCACAGCGCGCGGGAAAATGACATCAGCTTCATCGCCGCCGGTCACCACGCCACCGAGCGCTACGGCGTGCAGGCGCTGGGGGATTACCTGGCCCGCCGCTTCGCCCTGGAGCATATCTTCATCGATTGCCCGAACCCGATCTGAGGCCCACAGCGGACCTGAATGTGGGAGGGGGCTTGCTCCCGATAGCGGTGTGTCAGTCAGTACAAATTTAACTGACCCACCGCTATCGAGGGCAAGCCCCCTCCCACACTCAGGCCAAACTCAGCGGCATATCCATATACCGTTTCGATCTAGTTGGCGCCCTGAATAGAAGCAGGTGCTGTGCTAGCATGCCCCGCTCGAACACGGCCCGCTGGCCGTCCATACGATCGTTTTTCCGTGAGTAGCCATGGTCGACAAACTGACGCACCTGAAACAGCTGGAGGCGGAAAGCATCCACATCATCCGCGAGGTCGCCGCCGAGTTCGACAACCCGGTGATGCTCTACTCGATCGGTAAAGACTCCGCCGTGATGCTGCACCTGGCACGCAAGGCCTTCTTCCCGGGCAAGTTGCCGTTTCCAGTGATGCACGTCGACACGCGCTGGAAATTCCAGGAGATGTACACGTTCCGCGACAAGATGGTCGAAGAGCTGGGCCTGGACCTGATCACCCACGTCAACCCGGACGGCGTGGCGCAGGGCATCAACCCATTCACCCACGGCAGCGCCAAGCACACCGACATCATGAAGACCGAGGGCCTCAAGCAGGCTTTGGACAAGCATGGTTTCGACGCCGCGTTCGGAGGTGCTCGTCGCGATGAAGAGAAATCCCGCGCCAAAGAGCGCGTGTACTCGTTCCGCGACAGCAAGCACCGCTGGGACCCGAAGAACCAGCGCCCGGAGTTGTGGAACGTCTACAACGGCAACGTCAACAAGGGCGAATCCATCCGTGTGTTCCCGCTGTCGAACTGGACCGAACTGGACATCTGGCAGTACATCTACCTGGAAGGCATTCCGATCGTGCCGCTGTATTTTGCCGCCGAACGCGACGTGATCGAGAAGAACGGCACGTTGATCATGATCGACGACGACCGCATCCTCGAGCATCTGTCCGACGAAGACAAAGCCCGCATCGTCAAAAAGAAAGTCCGTTTCCGCACCCTAGGCTGCTACCCGTTGACGGGCGCGGTGGAGTCCGAAGCCGAAACGCTGACGGACATCATTCAGGAAATGCTCCTGACGCGAACTTCCGAGCGCCAGGGCCGGGTCATCGACCACGATGGCGCAGGCTCCATGGAAGATAAAAAACGTCAAGGGTACTTTTAAGCTTCGAGTTACAAGCGGCAAGCTGCAAGTTAAGGGCGGTATGCGTAATTTTGCAGTTTGGTGCTTGCAGCCGGTTGTTGCGAGCCGTTATCGAGTGACTCGTAATGGACTTCGAGAAGTTGGTCGTGTGGCAAAGAAGCAAGTGTTTGGCGGTTGGAATCTATAGAGAGTTTGCCGATTGCAGGGATCTTGGTTTCAAAGACCAAATCACCCGATCGGCGCTTTCGGTGCCCTCCAACATTGCTGAAGGCATGGAACGTTGCAGCGCTAAAGAAAAGGTGCGTTTTCTCTGGATCGCGAAGGCTTCTTGTGGAGAGTTACGTACACAAATTCTCATCGGCAGTGACATTGCTTACATCGCCCCTTCGCTGGCTGAAAACTGGATTACAGAAACTCGCGAGCTCTCAAAAATGCTCTGCGGCCTGATCAACAAAATTTCTGACTAGCTGTACGCCGACAAGCTTGCCGCTTGAAGCTTACAGCTCGGAGCTTGAACGCAATGAGCCATCAATCTGATTTGATCAGCGAGGACATCCTCGCCTACCTGGGCCAGCACGAGCGCAAGGAAATGTTGCGCTTCCTGACCTGCGGCAACGTCGACGACGGCAAGAGCACCCTGATCGGGCGCCTGCTGCACGACTCCAAGATGATCTACGAAGATCACCTGGAAGCCATCACCCGCGATTCGAAGAAGTCCGGCACCACCGGCGATGACATCGACCTGGCGCTGCTCGTTGACGGCCTGCAGGCCGAGCGCGAGCAGGGCATCACCATCGATGTTGCCTACCGCTACTTCTCCACCGCCAAGCGCAAATTCATCATTGCCGATACCCCAGGCCATGAGCAGTACACCCGCAACATGGCCACCGGGGCGTCCACCTGTGACCTGGCGATCATCCTGATCGACGCCCGCTACGGCGTGCAGACCCAGACCCGTCGCCACAGCTTTATCGCTTCGTTGCTGGGTATCAAGCACATCGTGGTGGCCGTCAACAAGATGGACATCAACGGCTTTGACCAGAGCGTATTCGAGCAGATCAAGGCCGATTACCTGAAGTTCGCCGACGGTATCGCCTTCAAGCCGAGCACTCTGGCCTTCGTGCCGATGTCGGCGCTCAAGGGCGACAACGTGGTGAACAAGAGCGAGCGTTCGCCGTGGTACACCGGGCAGTCGCTGATGGAGATCCTGGAAACTGTCGAGATCGCCAACGACCGAAACTACACCGACCTGCGTTTCCCGGTGCAGTACGTCAACCGTCCGAACCTGAACTTCCGTGGTTTTGCCGGCACCCTGGCCAGCGGCATCGTGCACAAGGGCGACGAGGTTGTGGTGTTGCCGTCGGGCAAGAGCAGCCGCGTCAAGTCCATCGTCACCTTCGAGGGCGAGCTGGAACACGCGGGCCCGGGCCAGGCCGTGACCCTGACCATGGAAGACGAGATCGACATCTCCCGTGGCGACCTGTTGGTGCATGCCGACAACGTGCCGCAAGTGACCGACGCCTTCGACGCCATGCTGGTGTGGATGGCCGAAGAACCGATGCTGCCGGGCAAGAAATACGACATCAAGCGCGCCACCAGCTATGTGCCGGGTTCCATCACCAGCATCGTGCACCGCGTGGACGTGAACACCCTGGCCGAAGGCCCGGCGAGTTCGCTGCAGTTGAACGAGATTGGCCGGGTCAAGGTCAGCCTCGATGCGGCTATCGCGCTGGACGGCTACGACAGCAACCGCACCACCGGCGCGTTTATCGTCATTGACCGTCTGACCAATGGTACCGTCGCGGCAGGCATGATCATCGCTCCGCCAGTCAGCCATGGCAGCGCGGCGCAGCACGGCAAGCTGGCCCATGTGTCCACCGAAGAGCGCGCCCTGCGTTTCGGCCAGCAACCGGCCACCGTGTTGTTCAGCGGCCTGTCTGGCGCCGGCAAGAGCACCTTGGCCTATGCGGTCGAGCGTCGGTTGTTCGACATGGGCCGTGCGGTGTTCGTGCTGGACGGTCAGAACCTGCGTCATGACCTGAACAAGGGGTTGCCGCAGGACCGTGCCGGGCGCACCGAGAACTGGCGTCGTGCCGCTCACGTGGCGCGCCAGTTCAACGAAGCCGGACTGCTGACCCTGGCGGCCTTCGTTGCGCCGGATGCCGAAGGCCGCGAACAGGCCAAGGCGCTGATCGGCAGCGACCGTCTGCTGACGGTGTACGTGCAGGCCTCGCCGCAGGTGTGTGCCGAACGTGATCCGCAAGGGCTGTATGCCGCCGGTGGGGATAACATCCCGGGTGAGTCGTTCCCGTACGACGTGCCGTTGAATGCCGACCTGGTGATCGACACCCAGTCTTTGTCGCTGGAAGACAGCGTCAAGCAGGTGCTGGAGCTGTTGCGTCAGCGCGGCGCGATCTAAGGGTTGCAGTTACCAAATGTGGGAGGGGGCTTGCCCCCGATAGCGGTGGATCAGTGGCAGATGTACTGACTGACACACAGCTATCGGGGGCAAGCCCCCTCCCACATTTTGATCAGTTGCGGTCTGGGTAATCGGTGTGAAGCTTTGCCAGCAACGCATCCTTGTCTTCCCACAACCGGTTGATCCACCCCTGGAACGCCAACCGATACTCCCCGTCCTGCTCATAATTCTTGCCGATAAACTCCGGCGGAATCCGCACCTCTTCGAACTGCACCACCACATCCTTCACAGTCCCGCACAGCAAATCCCAATACCCCGGGCGCCCGGCTGGGTAGTGGATGGTCACGTTCACCAGTGACTTCAACTGCTCGCCCATGGCATCCAGCACAAACGCGATACCACCGGCCTTGGGCTTGAGCAGATAGCGAAAGGGCGACTGCTGCTGCGCATGCTTGCCCGGCGTAAACCGTGTGCCTTCGGCAAAGTTGAAAATGCCCACCGGGTTGGCGCGAAACTTCGCACAGGTCTTGCGGGTGGTTTCCAGGTCCTTGCCTTTCTTCTCCGGGTGTTTTTCCAGGTACGCCTTGGTGTAGCGCTTCATGAACGGGAAACCCAGTGCCCACCACGCCAGGCCAATCACCGGCACCCAGATCAGCTCCTGCTTGAGGAAGAACTTCAGCGGGCGAATGCGGCGATTGAGCACGTATTGCAGCACCATGATGTCGACCCAGCTCTGGTGGTTGCTGGTCACCAGGTAGGAATGCTGATAATCGAGGCCTTCAAGGCCGCTAAGGTGCCAACGGGTGCGCCGTACCAGGTTCATCCAGCCCTTGTTGTTGGTGACCCAGGCTTCGTGCGTGTGGTTCATCAACCATTCGCTGAAGCGTTTGGCGAAGGGCAGGGCCTTGAACAGCGCGACGATAAACAGGAACGAGCACAGCAGGATCGTGTTCAGCGCCAGCAGCAGGGAAGCGATCACCCCGCGCACGGCGGCAGGTAGAAAATCCAGCATTTAGATATCCATAGGTCGGTTGGCGGCTTGGATCGCAGTCAGCGCGATGGTGTACACAATGTCGTCCACCTGGGCGCCGCGCGGCAGGTCGTTGACCGGTTTGCGCAGGCCCTGGAGCATCGGCCCCAGGCTTACGCAATCGGCGCTGCGCTGCACGGCTTTGTAGGTGGTGTTGCCGGTATTCAGGTCGGGGAACACGAACACCGTGGCCTTGCCAGCGACCTGGCTGTTGGGAGCCAGTTGCCGGGCGACACTTTCGTTGGCGGCGGCGTCGTATTGCAACGGGCCGTCGATCAGCAGCGAACTCTGTTGCTCGTGGGCCAGCAGGGTGGCTTCGCGGACCTTTTCCACTTCTTCGCCGCTGGCCGAGTCGCCGCTGGAATAACTGATCATCGCCACGCGCGGGACGATGCCGAACGCGGCCGCCGAATCGGCGCTTTGCAGGGCGATTTCCGCCAGCTCCGCAGCACTCGGGTGCGGGTTCATCACGCAGTCGCCGTACACCAGCACCTGCTCGGGGAACAGCATGAAGAACACCGACGACACCAGCGTGCAGCCCGGCGCCGTCTTGATCAACTGCAAGGCCGGGCGGATGGTATTGGCGGTGGAGTGAATCACCCCGGACACCAGGCCGTCGACTTCGTCCAGGGCGAGCATCATGGTGGCGATCACCACGGTGTCCTCCAGTTGCTGCTCGGCCATGGGCGCGTTCAGGCTCTTGCTCTTGCGCAGGGCCACCATGGGCTCGACGTAGCGCTGACGGATCAGGTCCGGGTCGAGTATCTCCAGGCCTTCCGGCAGTTCGATGCCCTGGGCGCGAGCCACCGCCTCTACGTCCGCCGGCTTGGCCAGCAGCACACAGCGGGCAATGCCGCGCGCCTGGCAGATCGCAGCGGCTTGTACGGTCAGCGGCTCGCTGCCTTCGGGCAGCACGATGCGCTTGTTGGCGGCCTGGGCGCGCTGGATCAACTGGTAGCGGAATACCGCCGGTGACAGGCGCATCTCCCGTGGGGTGCCGCAGCGTTGGTGCAGCCAGCGCGCATCGAGGTGGCTGGCGACGAAGTCGGTGATGATCTCCGCGCGCTCGCGGTCATCGATGGGGATTTCCTTGTTGAGGCTATTGAGCTGGTTGGCGGTGTCATAGGAGCCAGTGCTCACCGAGAGTACCGGCAACCCGGCCTGGAACGCGCCACGGCACAAATCCATGATGCGCGGGTCGGGCAGGGTGTCGCTGGTCAGCAGCAGGCCGGCCAGCGGAACGCCGTTGATGGCGGCCAGGCTGACGGCAAGGATGATGTCGTCGCGATCGCCCGGAGTTACCACCAGCACGCCGGGCTTGAGCAACTCCACGGTGTTGCGCATGGTGCGTGCGCAGATAATGATCTTGGTCATGCGCCGGGTTTCGTAGTCGCCGGCGTTGAGGATTTGCGCGCCCATCAGGTCGGCCACGTCGCGGGTACGCGGCGCGTTGAGTTCGGGCTGGTAGGGAATGCAGCCGAGCAGGCGGAAATCACCGCTGCGCAATAACGGCGAGTGCTCCTTGAGGCGCGCCGAGAAGGCCTCCATGCTTTCGTCGGTGCGCACTTTGTTGAGGATCACGCCCAGTACTTTCGGGTCTTTCGGGCCGCCGAACAGTTGGGCCTGCAGTTCCACGCGGCCGGACAGCTCGGTGAGCACTTCATTTTCCGGGGCCGAGACCAGAATCACTTCCGCATCCAGGCTCTTGGCCAGGTGCAGGTTGACCCGTGCCGCATAGCTGGCGCTGCGGGTCGGCACCATGCCTTCGACGATCAGCACGTCCTTGCCCACGGCGGCTTGCTGGTACAGCGTGATGATCTCTTCGAGCAACTCATCGAGCTGGCCGTCGCCGAGCATGCGCTCCACGTGGGCCAGGCCCAGGGGCTGTGGCGGCTTCAGGCCGTGGGTGCGCGCCACCAGTTCGGTAGAGCGCTCGGGGCCGGTGTCGCCAGGGTGCGGCTGGGCAATCGGCTTGAAGAAACCGACTTTCAGCCCGGCGCGTTCCAGGGTGCGCACCAGCCCAAGGCTGATGGAGGTCAGACCCACACCAAAATCGGTGGGCGCGATAAAAAAAGTCTGCATGCGAATTCTCTGGAGGTGCATGGCTTGGGTGGCGCTCTATGCATGAGTGCCTACCGCGAATCAGGCGCCAAGGTTATCGTTATTCGGGCTGTTGCGCACACCAGCCGCACGCAAAGGGTTGGCCTATTTTTTCAAGGCGTTGCGCAGGGTCCAGTACCCAGGCGCGTGACTGCCAGGGCGGCTGGTGGCGCAGGTGCTGGGTGTGGCCGCAGGACAGCTCGGCGACCCAGTGCAGGTCGTCGTCCTGGTGGAAACCGCAGATCGTCGAGACCGTTGGTCGGCCCCGTCTGTCCGGGTTCTGTTCGCTTTCGGGCAAATCCTTGTTTAGACTTGTCCGTTCTTCATTCTTATGCAAAAGGTCTCGCCCCATGACGATCGCCGCTAACAAGGCTGTCTCCATCGACTATACCCTGACCAACGACGCTGGTGAGGTCATCGACAGCTCCGCCGGCGGCGCGCCGCTGGTCTACCTGCAAGGCGCGGGTAACATCATCCCAGGCCTGGAAAAGGCTCTGGAAGGCAAGGCGGTTGGTGATGAACTGACCGTGGCCGTAGAACCTGAAGATGCCTACGGCGAATACTCCGCCGAACTGGTCAGCACCCTGAGCCGCAGCATGTTCGAAGGCGTCGATGAGCTGG
This region of Pseudomonas sp. MUP55 genomic DNA includes:
- a CDS encoding TonB-dependent siderophore receptor — translated: MPSRKFVPLAGLAFGLLLDPAYAEENTLELDTISVTTDAYESATGPVQGYRATRSASATKTDTALRDIPQSISVIPATVLKDLGSTSVERALEFAGGVSKQNNFGGLTLYEYSVRGFTTSEFYQDGFSANRGYPSTPDAANIERIEVLKGPAASLYGRGDPGGTVNIVSKKPQPDAFTTLQTSAGSWDRYRTALDVNTPLDSEGRVLSRVNLAVEDNHSFRDHVDAKRVFVAPSFSWQLDPDTSLLVESEFVRHSSTFDRGIVANTGMSRSTFLGEPNDGNIRNHNNRLQAALEHHLNDAWKLRLASHYKQGSLWGDASESRALNPDGHTVNRRYRERSTGWHDSITQLELRGLFDVGSWQHELLIGTEYEDYRKKERVTTVGGANYPIDIYNPVYGKPKPNGVRSGTDTFEHTKSQALNLQDQIVFTDRLRGMVGARLEHFEQSTDDFARNHTKSRQTHDALTQRAGLLYQLTPQVGVFANASTSFKPNSGVDAGGKTFKPEEGVGYEVGIKSELFDDRLSATLAAFHIEKENVLTLDPATNTNRAMGKARSQGFDLQLTGQVSDAIRVIGAFAYIDAEVTKGDKAIPTGSRILGVAKRSGSLLGVYEFQDGALRGSDLGAAFTYVGDRSGEAGTAFELPAYHTVDLLAHYKATQNLTVGLNLNNLFDEKYYERSYSSYWVNPGEPRNLTLSLTLNL
- a CDS encoding four helix bundle protein; this encodes MDFEKLVVWQRSKCLAVGIYREFADCRDLGFKDQITRSALSVPSNIAEGMERCSAKEKVRFLWIAKASCGELRTQILIGSDIAYIAPSLAENWITETRELSKMLCGLINKISD
- a CDS encoding acyltransferase — encoded protein: MLDFLPAAVRGVIASLLLALNTILLCSFLFIVALFKALPFAKRFSEWLMNHTHEAWVTNNKGWMNLVRRTRWHLSGLEGLDYQHSYLVTSNHQSWVDIMVLQYVLNRRIRPLKFFLKQELIWVPVIGLAWWALGFPFMKRYTKAYLEKHPEKKGKDLETTRKTCAKFRANPVGIFNFAEGTRFTPGKHAQQQSPFRYLLKPKAGGIAFVLDAMGEQLKSLVNVTIHYPAGRPGYWDLLCGTVKDVVVQFEEVRIPPEFIGKNYEQDGEYRLAFQGWINRLWEDKDALLAKLHTDYPDRN
- the cysN gene encoding sulfate adenylyltransferase subunit CysN, producing MSHQSDLISEDILAYLGQHERKEMLRFLTCGNVDDGKSTLIGRLLHDSKMIYEDHLEAITRDSKKSGTTGDDIDLALLVDGLQAEREQGITIDVAYRYFSTAKRKFIIADTPGHEQYTRNMATGASTCDLAIILIDARYGVQTQTRRHSFIASLLGIKHIVVAVNKMDINGFDQSVFEQIKADYLKFADGIAFKPSTLAFVPMSALKGDNVVNKSERSPWYTGQSLMEILETVEIANDRNYTDLRFPVQYVNRPNLNFRGFAGTLASGIVHKGDEVVVLPSGKSSRVKSIVTFEGELEHAGPGQAVTLTMEDEIDISRGDLLVHADNVPQVTDAFDAMLVWMAEEPMLPGKKYDIKRATSYVPGSITSIVHRVDVNTLAEGPASSLQLNEIGRVKVSLDAAIALDGYDSNRTTGAFIVIDRLTNGTVAAGMIIAPPVSHGSAAQHGKLAHVSTEERALRFGQQPATVLFSGLSGAGKSTLAYAVERRLFDMGRAVFVLDGQNLRHDLNKGLPQDRAGRTENWRRAAHVARQFNEAGLLTLAAFVAPDAEGREQAKALIGSDRLLTVYVQASPQVCAERDPQGLYAAGGDNIPGESFPYDVPLNADLVIDTQSLSLEDSVKQVLELLRQRGAI
- the algW gene encoding Do family serine endopeptidase AlgW, which gives rise to MLKALRFFGWPLLAGVLIAMLIIQRYPQWVGLPSLDVNLQQAPQTSTVVQGPVTYADAVTIAAPAVVNLYTTKVINKPAHPLFEDPQFRRYFGDNGPKQRRMESSLGSGVIMSPEGYILTNNHVTTGADQIVVALRDGRETLARVVGSDPETDLAVLKIDLKDLPSITLGRSDGLRVGDVALAIGNPFGVGQTVTMGIISATGRNQLGLNSYEDFIQTDAAINPGNSGGALVDANGNLTGINTAIFSKSGGSQGIGFAIPVKLAMEVMKSIIEHGQVIRGWLGIEVQPLTKELAESFGLTGRPGIVVAGIFRDGPAQKAGLQLGDVILSIDGAPAGDGRKSMNQVARIKPTDKVAIQVMRNGKELKLSAEIGLRPPPATAPVKEEE
- a CDS encoding FKBP-type peptidyl-prolyl cis-trans isomerase — protein: MTIAANKAVSIDYTLTNDAGEVIDSSAGGAPLVYLQGAGNIIPGLEKALEGKAVGDELTVAVEPEDAYGEYSAELVSTLSRSMFEGVDELEVGMQFHASAPDGQMQIVTIRDLDGDDVTVDGNHPLAGQRLNFQVKIVAIRDASQEEVAHGHVHGEGGHQH
- a CDS encoding DUF3565 domain-containing protein → MGRDLLHKNEERTSLNKDLPESEQNPDRRGRPTVSTICGFHQDDDLHWVAELSCGHTQHLRHQPPWQSRAWVLDPAQRLEKIGQPFACGWCAQQPE
- a CDS encoding Nif3-like dinuclear metal center hexameric protein; translated protein: MAVPLTTLVEEADRYLGSSKIADYCPNGLQVEGRPQVMRIVSGVTASQALLDAAVEAQADLILVHHGYFWKGENPCVAGMKQRRLKTLLKHDISLLAYHLPLDLHPDVGNNVQLARHLDITVEGPLDPSDSKVVGLVGSLAEPLSPRDFARRVQEVMGREPLLIEGSEMIRRVGWCTGGGQGYIDQAVAAGVDLYLSGEASEQTFHSARENDISFIAAGHHATERYGVQALGDYLARRFALEHIFIDCPNPI
- the cysD gene encoding sulfate adenylyltransferase subunit CysD, which produces MVDKLTHLKQLEAESIHIIREVAAEFDNPVMLYSIGKDSAVMLHLARKAFFPGKLPFPVMHVDTRWKFQEMYTFRDKMVEELGLDLITHVNPDGVAQGINPFTHGSAKHTDIMKTEGLKQALDKHGFDAAFGGARRDEEKSRAKERVYSFRDSKHRWDPKNQRPELWNVYNGNVNKGESIRVFPLSNWTELDIWQYIYLEGIPIVPLYFAAERDVIEKNGTLIMIDDDRILEHLSDEDKARIVKKKVRFRTLGCYPLTGAVESEAETLTDIIQEMLLTRTSERQGRVIDHDGAGSMEDKKRQGYF
- the pta gene encoding phosphate acetyltransferase, whose product is MQTFFIAPTDFGVGLTSISLGLVRTLERAGLKVGFFKPIAQPHPGDTGPERSTELVARTHGLKPPQPLGLAHVERMLGDGQLDELLEEIITLYQQAAVGKDVLIVEGMVPTRSASYAARVNLHLAKSLDAEVILVSAPENEVLTELSGRVELQAQLFGGPKDPKVLGVILNKVRTDESMEAFSARLKEHSPLLRSGDFRLLGCIPYQPELNAPRTRDVADLMGAQILNAGDYETRRMTKIIICARTMRNTVELLKPGVLVVTPGDRDDIILAVSLAAINGVPLAGLLLTSDTLPDPRIMDLCRGAFQAGLPVLSVSTGSYDTANQLNSLNKEIPIDDRERAEIITDFVASHLDARWLHQRCGTPREMRLSPAVFRYQLIQRAQAANKRIVLPEGSEPLTVQAAAICQARGIARCVLLAKPADVEAVARAQGIELPEGLEILDPDLIRQRYVEPMVALRKSKSLNAPMAEQQLEDTVVIATMMLALDEVDGLVSGVIHSTANTIRPALQLIKTAPGCTLVSSVFFMLFPEQVLVYGDCVMNPHPSAAELAEIALQSADSAAAFGIVPRVAMISYSSGDSASGEEVEKVREATLLAHEQQSSLLIDGPLQYDAAANESVARQLAPNSQVAGKATVFVFPDLNTGNTTYKAVQRSADCVSLGPMLQGLRKPVNDLPRGAQVDDIVYTIALTAIQAANRPMDI